One Arcobacter sp. FWKO B genomic window, TCTTTATTTGACTTTATTGTTTCTAAATTGAGAGAAAAAGAAGAGAAGCTATTACTAACACAAAGACCAGTTTTATCAGAAGTGACACTGGAAAAACTTGCTTCATTAATGGTTGCATCTTTAATGCCTAGTTATTTTGATGAAGACTTTGAACAAGATTTGGATTCAATTACATCTAAAATTATTAAAGATCCAAATCTATTAGATGATGGTGATACTAGAGATAATATCAGTGAATTAATAGAACAAAGAAAGTATAGAGATAGAAAAGCAATAAGTGAAAAAGCTCAAAAGTTAAATAACTTGATTCAAAGTATGAGTACATTTATTGAAAATGCTGTAGAAAAAAGTGGTGATAGCAATAAAAACTTATCAATAATTTTAGATGAGCTTAATAGTATATCTTATGAAGATATGAACCCTGAATTTTTTGATACTTTAAAAAATAAAATGGTAACTATAAATACATCTATGCAATCAGAAATGACGGATTTATCTAAAAAACTATTAAAAGAGAAAAAAGAAGTAAGTATTTTAAGAGAAAAAATAAACGCTCTAGAAGAGAATTTGAGGGCTGCACAAACTGAAAGTTCAACAGATTTTCTAACAGGCTTATTAACAAGAAGAAAGCTTGATAGTGAGTTGAAACTAATTGAAGAAAAATATCAAGAAGATAAACACTCATATACTCTTATTTTTATTGATATTGACCATTTTAAATCAATAAATGATACTTATGGACATAATGCAGGAGATGTAGTTCTTTCTACATTTGGTAAAATATTGTCATCAAAAGTAGCAGATGATGGTATTGTTGCTAGGTATGGTGGTGAAGAATTTGTAATAGTATTAAATAATAAAGATTTAAAAGAATCATTAGCTTTATGTGATAAAATAAAAGATCTTATAACTAAGAGTAAATTTATTTATGATGAAATTAAGTTAAAAGTGACATTTTCTGCTGGTATAGTGGAAAGAAAAGATTTTGATACATTAGAAGATTCTTTGAAACAAGCCGATAAATTCTTATACACTGCAAAAGTAAAAGGTAGAAATCAGATTTTATATTAAGATATTGTAGCCACAATGGGCTACAATATTTGAGTTATTTAACTTTTTCTATATACTCACCAGTTCTTGTATCAACTCTGATTACATCACCTTCTAAGATATGAAAAGGGATTTGAACAACAGCACCACTTTCTAAAGTTGCTGGTTTCTTACCACCTTGAGAATCACCCTTGAAGTTTGGTGGAGTTTCTACTATTTTAAGCTCTACTATCATTGGTGGCTCAACAGTTATTGCTTCACCATTAAAAAACATTATATCACAATTCATACCATCTATGATCCAATCAATAGTATCACCTACTTGGTCATGAGTAAGTGCAATTTGCTCATAGTTTTCTGTATCCATAAATTGACAAAATTCACCATCATCATATAGGTATTGCATAGTTTTTTGTTGTAGGTTAGGTTGTTCACATTTGTCACCTGCATGGAAAGTTTTTTCTATTACTTTACCATTAATAAATGATTTGATTTTACATCTTACAAAAGCTGCACCTTTACCTGGTTTTACATGTTGGTACTCTGTAATTTTGTATGGAATACCATCTAGTTCTATTTTAAGACCTTTTTTAAGATCACTCATTGAATAAGCCATAATTGTCCTTTTTTATTAGTTTTTAATTTAAAAAAAAAGTTTGCACTTATAGTGCAAACTTAGATTTGAGTTTGAAAAAATATGCTACAGTCTTAAACTGTACCCAAATAAATGGAATCATAAATATATAATAAACAACTGAATATTTATCTACTATACCATTAAATACAAGTCCCATATTGATAAAAAACATACCAAATACAAAAAATGCTACTCCTGGACAAATAAGTGCAAATGAAACAGGAGACTTTTTATCATTAGTATGGATAAACTCTTCAAAATAACCAATTCTTTTCATTACCATAAAACCTAAAGCACCAAATATTATCTGTAAAGATAATACTATACTTGTAAGGGTAAATAATGATGATTTATCAGCAACTTTCTCAAAGTTGTGTTCTAGTCCAAATTGAATTCTTATAAGGGTTATACCTATTAAAGTAAGTATTGGTATCATAATCCAAAGTGATGGCGATGCTTCTTTACCTATTCCGTCTTTTATCATATTTCTAAAGCCTATTACAAACTTTAAAACTAGTAATAAAAATGCTACAGAAGTAAATAAAATAGCACCAAAAATTCCTATTGCATTTATAGCTATATGATGACTCATAGCTCCAGGTGCTGCAAAGCCTACACCTATCATAGAAAATGCAAATATTGAAATCATTTGTGAAAGGTTGTTGTTACTATCACAGTCAAATTCCCCACCACTAATAAGTCTTGAAAAATACTCTAAAAATATCTTTAGGGCAAAGTATCCTACAACACCAAAACCAAGTAGTGCAAATGGGAAAAGATATTCCACTACACTCCAAAGATTTGGTACAAATACGGCACCTAGTACAAAACATACATTAATTGTCATTGCAAAGGTAAGAGGAAGTGCTAAAAGTGTAACTTCTGCATTTGATGATTTTAGTTTAGTGTAACCACTACTTTCTTTAAATGCTTTATATTGCTTTATATTCCATATTAAAAGTTTAAAATGTAAATATGCAAATGCAATAATAAACACTAATGAAAAAGCTGAAATAAAAGATAAAAAACTACCTTCACTAAGTACTGGCATAATATGATTGTATGTAGCCATTGGAACATCAGCATGTGGAACTAAAAACATCAAATACATAAAAAATGATACACTAAGTCCTCCAGCACCAAGTGCTGAGAGGAAATACATAGGTGAGAAATTCTCTTTAAGTAACATTGTTATTACTTTACTTTTTGATTATACATTGACATAAGCAACGCTTCTTGCAGCTTTAAGTTGTGCAAGTTTTGCTATTATATCACTATTTACTTCTTCATCAACAACTATTACTGCTAATGCACCACTTTTGTTTCTACCTAGTCTAAAGTCAGCTATATTTATATTATTGTCGCCTAAAAGTTTGCCTACTTCCCCAATAACACCTGGAACATCAGAGTTACTAAATAGTATCATATGACCACTTGGCTCAATATCAAGGCTAAATCCATTTATCTCTACAATTCTTTGTACCTCTTCATCAAAGATAGTACCACTTACACTATAAACACCATTTTGTGTTGTAAGTTTTATTGTAAGCTTATTTTTATAGCCACTTGTATTTGCTGTTTTAGTTGAACTTACTTCTATATCTCTTTCTTTTGCAACAAATAAAGCATTGATGTAGTTTATTTGTTCAGCTAAAGAGAGTTTTAATCCTCCAACAGTTGCAAATGTTTCAATTGAATCAAGATAATCAGCTATATCACCACTTGCTTCAATTTTAATTGACTTAATTGCACTTTTATCAGTTTGTGATAAAAGATATGCCATTTTTTGTGTAAGCTCTAAATATGGTTTCACAAATGATGGTATTTTTGTTTCATCTATTGGAAGATTTAGTGCATTTGGATAGCTAGCACCAAGAGCAGCTTCAATAGCATTTTCAGCAGCTTGTATAGCTATCTTTTCTTGAGATTCTAAAGTATTAGCACCAAGATGAGCTGTTACAGTAACATTTGGTAGATCTAAAATTGGATGATTTGTTGCTGGCTCTTTTGAGAATACATCAATTCCTGCCATAGCAATTTTACCACTTTTTAAACCCTCTACAAGTGCTTCTTCATTGTATAAGCCACCTCTAGCACAGTTGATAAGTACAACACCATCTTTCATTTTTGCTATTTTGTCTGCATCTATCATATTTGTAGTTTCAGAGTTTTTAGGTGTATGAATAGTAATGATATCACAAGCTAATATATCATCAAAGTTTTTTGTATAAGTTACTCCAACATCAGTAGCTTTTGAAGGGTTGATATATGGGTCATATGTAATTACATCCATACCAAATGCTTTTGATCTTATACCTACACGGCTACCGATATTTCCAAAACCAATGACACCAAGTTTTTTGCCATATAATTCTGTTCCATACCAGTCTTCTCTTTT contains:
- a CDS encoding GGDEF domain-containing protein — encoded protein: MPTAIRDIVKSVLEELKRQKIVPTPEEYRRVFCQKAKDYGFNVKDCDRLAVLANKLSQSDREELEGRDIDNVDSLFDFIVSKLREKEEKLLLTQRPVLSEVTLEKLASLMVASLMPSYFDEDFEQDLDSITSKIIKDPNLLDDGDTRDNISELIEQRKYRDRKAISEKAQKLNNLIQSMSTFIENAVEKSGDSNKNLSIILDELNSISYEDMNPEFFDTLKNKMVTINTSMQSEMTDLSKKLLKEKKEVSILREKINALEENLRAAQTESSTDFLTGLLTRRKLDSELKLIEEKYQEDKHSYTLIFIDIDHFKSINDTYGHNAGDVVLSTFGKILSSKVADDGIVARYGGEEFVIVLNNKDLKESLALCDKIKDLITKSKFIYDEIKLKVTFSAGIVERKDFDTLEDSLKQADKFLYTAKVKGRNQILY
- the efp gene encoding elongation factor P, translated to MAYSMSDLKKGLKIELDGIPYKITEYQHVKPGKGAAFVRCKIKSFINGKVIEKTFHAGDKCEQPNLQQKTMQYLYDDGEFCQFMDTENYEQIALTHDQVGDTIDWIIDGMNCDIMFFNGEAITVEPPMIVELKIVETPPNFKGDSQGGKKPATLESGAVVQIPFHILEGDVIRVDTRTGEYIEKVK
- a CDS encoding TsoY family (seleno)protein, whose amino-acid sequence is MLLKENFSPMYFLSALGAGGLSVSFFMYLMFLVPHADVPMATYNHIMPVLSEGSFLSFISAFSLVFIIAFAYLHFKLLIWNIKQYKAFKESSGYTKLKSSNAEVTLLALPLTFAMTINVCFVLGAVFVPNLWSVVEYLFPFALLGFGVVGYFALKIFLEYFSRLISGGEFDCDSNNNLSQMISIFAFSMIGVGFAAPGAMSHHIAINAIGIFGAILFTSVAFLLLVLKFVIGFRNMIKDGIGKEASPSLWIMIPILTLIGITLIRIQFGLEHNFEKVADKSSLFTLTSIVLSLQIIFGALGFMVMKRIGYFEEFIHTNDKKSPVSFALICPGVAFFVFGMFFINMGLVFNGIVDKYSVVYYIFMIPFIWVQFKTVAYFFKLKSKFAL
- the serA gene encoding phosphoglycerate dehydrogenase translates to MLYTIVVCDHIHQNGLKLLQTNSQINYVYAADIDKTALLDVIKDADVCITRSSTDVDTKFLDAAKKLKAVVRAGVGVDNVDLNECSKRGVIAMNVPTANTIAAVELTMAHMLSCARKFPYAHNQLKNDRIWKREDWYGTELYGKKLGVIGFGNIGSRVGIRSKAFGMDVITYDPYINPSKATDVGVTYTKNFDDILACDIITIHTPKNSETTNMIDADKIAKMKDGVVLINCARGGLYNEEALVEGLKSGKIAMAGIDVFSKEPATNHPILDLPNVTVTAHLGANTLESQEKIAIQAAENAIEAALGASYPNALNLPIDETKIPSFVKPYLELTQKMAYLLSQTDKSAIKSIKIEASGDIADYLDSIETFATVGGLKLSLAEQINYINALFVAKERDIEVSSTKTANTSGYKNKLTIKLTTQNGVYSVSGTIFDEEVQRIVEINGFSLDIEPSGHMILFSNSDVPGVIGEVGKLLGDNNINIADFRLGRNKSGALAVIVVDEEVNSDIIAKLAQLKAARSVAYVNV